The following nucleotide sequence is from Lacinutrix sp. Hel_I_90.
AATTAACTGTGATAAAGTGATTGTAGATGATTTAAAGGGCTCTAAAAAGGTGGTGAATAAATTAGTGGAAAATGGTTGTACAACTATAGCGATTATTACCACTAAAGATTATGTAAGTGTAGGAAAGCTAAGAACACAAGGCTATTTAGAGGCATTAGAAGCGCATAATATAAAACCAAAAGCAGATTTAATTCTTAAAGTGGATGACAACTTGGTTTCAGATGAGAATTTAGAAGTATTAGAGCAGGAGATTGAACACATGTTAAAAAACAATCCTAAGATAGATGGTATTTTTGCGGTTAATGAATTGTATGCCATCTCTGCCATGAAAGTGGCCAAAAAATTAAAGCGTAATATCCCTGAAGACATACAAGTCGTTGGGTTTACAGATGGTGTACTCTCAAAACATGCAAGTCCAAGTTTAACAACGGTGAGTCAGCACGCCCAAGAAATGGGAGAGAAAGCGGCGCAACTACTCATAGATAATTTAGAGGTAGAAGAAGAGGAGGAAACCTATCAAACTGTGGTTATAGAGACCGAATTAATTGAACGTGATTCAACAAAATAGAAATTTTTCGCAGGTATTTTAAAATCTTTTATATCTTTACGGCAGATCAAAACAAATATTTTCACTTCTCAACGAAAATAGTTTTGATAAGTTTTTTCGCTTATCAAATAGTATAAATTTAAACATACTATAATGAAAAAACGCACGCTAGGTTTCTGGGAAATCTGGAATATGAGTTTCGGTTTTCTCGGAATTCAATTTGGTTTTGCACTACAGGGAGGCTTTATGTCCCGAATATTTCAAACACTAGGAGCAGAAAAAGAGGCTATTCCTCTGTTGTGGATTGCTGCACCTTTAACAGGTTTGTTGGTTCAGCCTATTATTGGTTATTTGAGTGACCGAACATGGAGTCCAAAATGGGGAAGACGAAGACCTTACTTTCTTTTGGGAGCCATTTTGAGTTCCATCGCTTTGTTTTTTGTGCCTTACTCTCCAATACTCTGGATGGCAGCAGGCTTTTTATGGATTTTAGATGCTTCAATTAATATTTCAATGGAGCCCTTTAGGGCTCTAGTGGCAGATAAATTACCTGAATCTCAACGGTCATATGGGTTCGTTATCCAAACCTTAATTATTGGAATAGGCACCTGGGTAGCCAGTAATTTACCATGGTTAGTTTCTAAGCTTGGAGTAAGTGATTCTGCAGCGCTAGGCGTTGTTCCTATGTCTGTTAAAATAGCCTTTGCTATTGGTGCTTTTGTGTTTTTATTAAGTATACTTTATACGGTTTTTACAACAAGTGAATACCCTCCAGAGGATATGGAGGCGTTTGAAAAAGAAAAAGCTAAAAAAAACAACTTCATACCAGATATTTTAAACAATATTGGCAATATGCCACTAACGATGAAAAAGTTAGGGGTTATTCAGTTCTTTTCATGGTTTGCATTTTTTACTATGTGGAGTTTAGCAAATCCTGCCTTAACAGAACATGTTTTTAATACCCCTGCGCCAATAGAGTCAGCTTATGATATGACGGTCTCAGCGCAAGCGGAAGCGTTTAGCGTTGCGAATACCGCTTTTCAAAAATCTTCAAATTTAGTAGGATCGGCAATGGGTGTTTATGGTTTGTCATCTATGGCATTTGCACTCCTTTTGGTATTATACACCGCTAAAAGAAGAATTAATAGAAAACTAGTGCATATGTTTTCATTAGTTTTAGGAGGCTTTGGGTTTATACTAATGAATTACACATCACCCGAGTATTTAAAATATTGTTTCATTCTTATCGGTTTTGCTTGGGGAAGTATTCTGTCAATGCCTTATGCCATGCTGTCAAGTTCAGTAGATCCAAAGAAAATGGGAGTGATCATGGGAATATTTAACATGTTTATTGTCATTCCTCAAATTATTGCTGCATTAGGAGGGATTAATTTTATCTCTGGATTACTAGGAGATGAAACCATTAATGCGATGACCGTAGCTGGAATAAGTTTAATAATTGCTGGCCTTTGTAATTTATTAATTACAAATAAAAATGCCATTACCTATCAACCCGAAGTACTATAAAAATGACTAAAAAAGGATTCATATTTGATTTAGATGGTGTTATCGTAGATACGGCGAAATATCATTTTTTGGCATGGAAAAAATTAGCCAATAGTATTGGTATCGATTTTACGCACCTACAAAACGAACAACTTAAAGGCGTGAGTCGTGTAAAATCTTTAGAGAAAATATTAAGCTGGAGTAATAAAGCGATTTCAGAAGATCAATTTAGGGCACTCATGGCAAAAAAGAATGAGGAGTATCTGGGATATATTTCTAAAATGGACGCCTCAGAAATTTTACCAGATGTGCCAAAAATATTAGATTTTTTAATAGATCAAAAACAGTCAATAGCCCTTGGTTCTGCAAGTAAAAATGCAAGAGAAATACTTAAAAAAGTAAAGCTTTTAGAAAAGTTTGAGGCCATTGTAGATGGTAATGACGTTTCTAAAGCAAAACCAGATCCAGAGGTGTTTTTAATGGCCGCAAAACAACTTAAAATAAAACCAGAAGACTGTATCGTATTTGAGGATTCAGTAGCAGGAGTACAGGCAGCGAATACTGCTGGAATGATAGCTATAGGGATAGGTGAAAAAAGTGTGCTTCACGAAGCCCACTTTATATACAATGATTTCACAGAAATATCTCGGGAATTTTTAACAAACCTAATAAATAGAAAATAATAAATTCAAGAGCTTGGGTCCTCTAGATGCGAAACGCTTTAGGGTCTTAGCTCAATTATCTTTAAAACAATGAATTTAGATTATATAAAAACCGACCACTGGTCAATTATAGAAGAAGGCTTTAATACCGACCGTGTAAAATCTTCAGAGAGCTTGTTTAGTATTGGAAACGGAGCCATGGGACAGCGTGCTAATTTTGAAGAAGATTATTCAGGTCCTAGCTTTCAAGGCAGTTATATTGCCGGCGTATATTATCCAGATAAAACCAGAGTAGGCTGGTGGAAAAACGGCTATCCGGAATACTTCGCCAAAGTTCTAAATGCGCCCAATTGGATTGGGATTAATGTGATTATAAACAAGGAAAAGCTAGATTTATTCACCTGCAAAAAAGTAGAACATTTTCGTCGTGAGTTAAATATGAAAGAAGGGTGGTTATCCAGAAGTTTTATAGCGACACTTCAAAATGACATGGCTATTAAAGTGGAGGCCAAACGTTTTTTAAGTTTAGATATTGATGAAGTAGGCGCTATAAATTATGCCATTACCCCATTAAATAGTAATGCTGAAATTTCATTTCTACCCTATTTAGACTCTGGGATTACCAATGAAGATACGAATTGGGATGATAAGTTTTGGGATACTATACATGTAAGTCATGAAAATCACCAGGCATTTATTCAGGCGAAAACCATGAAGACCGATTTTTACACCTGTACTTTTATGGAGTCTCAAGTATTTATAAATGGAAATTTGGTGTTAATAGAGCCCAATATAAATGCAGACGCTACTTATGCTTCTTTTAGTTATGACTATGCGGTAAAAGAAGGAGATACCTATACTATTCATAAATTTGGTGGCTATACTGTAGATAGAAACCATGATAAGAACGCATTGGTTTCAGCGTCAAAAAACGCACTTGAAAAAGTAAAAGAATTAGGCTTTCACGGACTTTTAGACAAGCAAAAACAAGCGTGGGCTAAAATCTGGAATATGGCAGATATTACTATTCAAGGGGATGTTAAAGCACAACAAGGCATTCGTTTTAATATCTTTCATTTAAATCAGACCTATTCGGGTAAAGATGCGACCTTAAATATTGGACCAAAAGGTTTTACGGGTGAAAAGTATGGCGGAAGTACCTATTGGGATACCGAAGCCTATTGTATCCCATTTTACATGGCAACCAAAGACCAAGATGTCGCCAGAAATCTTTTAGAATACCGTTACCATCATTTAGAAAAAGCGATTGAAAATGCTCAGAAGTTAGGGTTTTCAAATGGAGCGGCACTGTATCCCATGGTAACTATGAATGGTGAAGAAAGCCATAACGAATGGGAAATTACTTTTGAAGAGATTCATAGAAATGGAGCCATCGCGTTTGCTATTTTTAATTACTATCGTTACACCGGTGATTTTTCTTATATCCCAGAAATGGGCTTAGAAGTACTTATTGGTATCGCTCGTTTTTGGCAGCAACGTGCTACCTTTTCAACACTAAAAGAGCATTATGTTATTTTAGGCGTTACAGGCCCTAATGAATATGAAAACAACGTCAATAACAATTGGTATACCAATTACATAGCAAAATGGTGTATTAATTACGCTTTAGAAAGTATTGAAAAAGTAAAAGAAGGGTATCCAGAAGATTTCAAAAGAATAGAAGGAAAAACTAAAATTTCAGATCAGGAACTACTACAATGGAAAAAGGTAGCAGATGGGATGTATTTTCCTTATTCTGAAAAACATCAGATTTATCTTCAGCAAGATGGGTTTTTAGACAAAGAACTTGTAACCGTTGCCGATTTACCTAATGAAGAAAGGCCAATAAATCAGAAATGGTCTTGGGACAGGATCTTGCGTTCACCATACATAAAACAGGCAGACACCTTACAAGGGTTCTACTTTTTTGAAGACGATTTTTCAATGGAAGTATTAAAACGACACTTTGATTTTTATGAGCCATTTACAGTACACGAAAGTTCGTTGTCGCCATGTGTTCATAGTATACAAGCTGCTAAACTTGGGCGAATGGAACAGGCGTATACCTTCTATTTGCGTACGTCTCGCTTAGATTTAGACGATTACAACCATGAAGTAGAAGAAGGCTTACATATTACGTCTATGGCAGGAACCTGGATGAGTATTGTAGAAGGTTTTGGAGGAATGCGTATTAAAGAAAACACCCTGTCCTTTGAGCCAAAAATCCCTAAGCAATGGGAAGGCTATTCGTTTAAAGTGAATTTTAGAAATCAAGTGATTAGAGTAAAGGTTAATCAAAAGAAAACCACTTTTGAGCTTGATGGAACTCAGGAATTAGGCATTGTAGTTAATGGAAAAGCGCTAAAATTAGTTCCTAATAATCTAACAACGGTATAGTTGATTTAAAACACTAAAGAGGTCTCGTTTATCGGTTTCTTTAAAATTATATTATGCTTTTAAGTAAGTCAAGTAAAGAGAATATTAGTGGGTTTGATACTGAAAAAAAAGTAATAGAGGCTCACGTTTAGACTATTAAAAATGAAATAGTAGTAATTATTTTGGGTAAAAATGAAAAAGAAACATTAGATTTAAATCGTTCTAAAGAGTTAAAATCACAAGTAAAAACTTTTAAAAAAGTCATAACTGACGAACCAATATTTTGGAATGATACTTTAAAATTAACTCAGAAAGGCAGCTTCATTTTAACCCTTTAACTAAAATAGAAAAATAATGAAAAAAAACTACTTAATACTCGTTATCGCTATCCTATTGGCATCGTGTAAACCATTCGATCAAGAGACCGTCTCTAAACAAAATAGAGCAGAAAATAATCTTTCAAACATTAAGGCGGAGACACTTAAAACTGCTGTTATCGCAGGAGGAGAAATAGAGAGAATTGATAATTTTCCTTCTGTATATACCACACCAAGACCCGTTGATGTTTGGTTGCCTAGAAATTATTCTGAAGATAAAAAATATAGCGTTTTATACATGCACGACGGTCAAAATTTATTTGATTCTAATACCACAGAGAACCAACAAGAGTGGATGGTTGATGAGGTTGCTACAAAGTTAATGGATGATAATAATGTGAAAGATTTTATAGTGGTGGGGGTACATAGTATTGCGAAAACACGTTGGAGGGATTTGTTTCCAGAAAAAGCTTTAGGGTATCTCAAAGCGGGAGTGAATGATTCAATTTTTCAAGTAGCAATAAATGCAAATGTTGACGCCAAATTAAAAGGGGACGACTACTTAAAATTTATGGTAGGCGAAGTGAAACCTTTTATAGACGCCACGTATTCAACAAAAAAAGATCAAGCTAACACCTTTGTTTCTGGATCAGGTATGGGTGGACTAATGGCTGCCTATGCCGTTTGTGAGTACCCTAAAGTATTTGCAGGCGCGGCTTGTTTGTCAACACATTGGACTGGAACCACACCTGAAAAAGATAACCCTGTTCCAAAAGCTATTTTTGCTTATTTATCTAAAAGTTTGCCGAGCCCTAAAGACCATAAATTTTATTTTGACTTTGGTACCAAAACCATGGATCAATATTATCCGCAATATGAAGACACAGTAACAAAAATATTTACTGATGCAGGTTATGACTATTCAAATTTTAGAAATGTAAAATTTGAAGGGGCCGATCATAGCGAAAACGCGTGGCAAAAGCGATTTGATATACCATTAACTTTTTTACTCGGTAAGTAATTGTTGTTTTGAGAAAAATGAAGCCTTTTTTAAAAATTAAAAAACCTGAAATAGTTCTGGTCTATATTTTGATGGCTTCATTTTTTTCATTCGCACAAAATGAAAAAAGAACCTATAAAAATTTTGAGGAAAAACCAGGATTTTTTCAAATAACGGTGAGTGATGGAACCTATAGAATAGTTAGGTATTCCGCTAAAATTTTAGAAACAACTTTTATTCCTAAAGGAGAAACATACAATAATAAATCTCATGCAGTAGTGCTAAAAGGAGATAATAGTAATACGATATCCAGAGAAGATGGTCAAAATGTTTATATCATTACCGATGGAATTAAATTAACCATTCAAAAAGAACCTTTTAAAATTTCTTATAGTTATAAAGGGAAACCAATTATTTCAGAAAAAGGAGGCTACATAAAAAACGACAGCCTGGAAACCATAAGTTTCAATTTAAAAAGTGATGAAATTTTATATGGTGGTGGTGCCCGAGCTTTAGGGATGAATCGTCGTGGGCATAGATTACAATTATACAATAAAGCCCATTACGGTTACGAAAACCGAAGTGAGTTAATGAACTTTACATTGCCAATTGTACTATCGTCTAATAAATACATGATGCATTTTGATAACGCACCCATTGGTTTTTTAGATTTAGATAGTCATAACGATAACACCCTAAGCTATGAAACGATTTCTGGCAGAAAAACGTATCAGGTTATTGTGGGTGATTCATGGTTAGACCTACTAGAGAATTATACCAGTTTAACAGGGCGACAACCCTTGCCGCCACGTTGGGCCTTAGGTAATTTTGCAAGTCGATTTGGGTACCATTCACAAGCTGAAACCGAAGCAACTATTGCGAAGTTTAAAGAAGACCAAATTCCCGTAGATGCTGTTATTTTGGATTTATATTGGTTTGGAAAAGAGATTAAAGGCACGATGGGAAATCTACAGGTTCACAAAGATTCCTTTCCAGATTTTAAAGCAATGACCTCTAGGCTAAAACAGCAAGGCGTCAAGACCATCACGATAACAGAGCCTTTTATTTTAACCACGTCAAAGCGTTGGCAGGAAGCTGTAGATCAAGCTGTTTTAGCAAAAGACGCTATTGGAAACCCCTACCGATATGATTTTTACTTCGGAAACACAGGTTTAATAGATATCTATAACCCAAAAGGCAAAGCGTGGTTTCAAAACATATATAAAGAAATGGCTGCTTTAGGTGTTTCTGGTGTGTGGGGAGATTTAGGAGAACCCGAAGTGCATCCGTCCAACCTATTACACGCTACAGGCACTGCCGATGAGGTTCATAATACCTACGGTCACGATTGGGCGGGTTTAGTGCAAGAATTTTATGCCAAAGCATATCCAAACCAAAGACCTTTTATCTTAATGCGTTCTGGTGCTGCTGGTTCACAACGTTTTGGTATGATACCATGGTCTGGTGATGTCAATAGAACATGGGGTGGCTTACAAAGTCAAACTGAAATCGCATTACAAATGGGAATGCAGGGTTTGGCTTATATGCATAGCGATTTAGGAGGTTTTGCTGGTGCGAATCTTGATGACGCCCTCTACACTCGTTGGTTACAATATGGCGTTTTTCAGCCTATTTATAGGCCACACGGGCAAGAGGAAGTGGCAGCCGAGCCCGTGTTTAGAGCCCCAAAGGCAAAAGCATTAGCTAAAGAAGCCATCATGTTACGTTATAAATTATTGCCCTATAATTACACATTAGCCTTTTATAATTCACAAACCGGCGAACCATTAATGCGTCCATTGTTTTTTGAAGAAGCCGATAATCGGCAAGTATTAACAAACGCTTCAACCTATTTATGGGGGCAGGATTTTTTGGTAACGCCAATAACGCAAAAAGGGCTTGCGTCTGTAGACATGTATTTTCCAAGTACCAGTAATTGGTTCAATTTTTATACAGATGAAAAAGTGTCTGGAGGACAAACAAAAACAATTAAAACTAAAGAAAACACAATTCCTACTTTTGTTCGCGGAGGTGCATTTATACCAACAGCAAAACCAATGCAAAGTACAAATGAGTATGACGGCAATACCTTCGATTTACATTATTATTTTGACGCCTCAGTCAAAGAAAGTGAAAGGGAATTATATAATGATGATGGTAAAACCAGAAATGCATTTCAAAAAGGGAATTATGAGCGTATGACCTTTGAAGCCGAAACTAAAAAAAGAGTTTTAGAGCTAGAATTTGAAGCAGAACTAGGTGAACATTATTCGGAATCAACGAAGGCGATAAACGTTATTGTTCATAATTTTCCAAAACAACCAAAACGCATTAAAAGTCATAGAAAAAAGCTTGCGTTTAATTATGAGGCATCATCTAAGACCCTCACTTTTCCGATAACATGGCATACGACAAAAGAACTAGAAACTAAAATCAGATTTTAAAACACGTGTCGTTCCTGCTACCTAGGAATCTACTTCTATCATTAAACACATGAAAAAAACGCTACTTACTTTAATAACTATAATGGCCATTTTGGGATGTAAATCAAAAGACAATTCCAAAAATGCAGACGCGCAACCAGTAAAACCTATAGTCGAAAAAACACCTTTTGTATGGGAAGGCGCAAACTTATATTTTTTATTGACTGACCGTTTTAATAATGGGGATTCCAGTAATGATATTAATTATAACCGTACAGATAAAACGGGGAAGTTACGCGGTTTTGAAGGCGGAGATTTAAAAGGGATAACACAAAAAATTAACGAAGGGTATTTTACAAATTTAGGTGTTAACGCCATATGGATGTCGCCCATTTTCGAACAAATTCATGGGGGCACAGATGAAGGTACAGGAAAAACGTATGGCTATCATGGCTATTGGACTAAAGATTGGACGGCCTTAGATGCTAATTTTGGAACTCGTGAAGATTTAAAACTGCTTATAGCCTCTGCGCATGCTAAAGGTATTCGCGTGGTTTTAGATGCAGTTATTAATCATACAGGACCAGTAACGGAAAAAGATCCGGTGTGGCCTGATGAATGGGTGAGAACTGGCCCAGAATGTACATACACGAATTACGAAAATACGATTACTTGTACTTTAGTTAAAAATTTACCAGACATAAAAACCGAAAGTAACGAGAATGTAGCATTACCACCCCAATTGGTTGCAAAATGGAAAGCCGAAGGAAGATACGATCAAGAAGTTGCAGAGTTGAATGCTTTTTTTAAACGAACAGGACATCCACGAGCACCACGATTTTATATTATGAAATGGCTCACGGATTATATTTTAGATTTTGGTATTGATGGTTATAGAGCAGATACCGTAAAGCATACCGAAGAATATGTGTGGCAAGAATTTAAGGATCAATGTGATTTCGCTTTCGCGGAATGGAAGGAGAATAATCCAGAGGCTATTTTAGACACGACAGGGTTTTATTTAGTTGGTGAAGTTTATAACTATGGCATTTCCTCTGGAACAGCGTTTGATATGGGTGATAAAAAGGTAAATTATTTTGACGAGGCTTTCCATCAACTCATTAATTTTGAATTGAAATGGAATGTCAAGCAGCAAAGTAAAGAGACTGTTTTTAGTCGGTATTCAAACATGCTAAGTAGTGATTTAAAAGGCTTCGGAACCTTAAACTATATGAGTTCACATGACGACGGGCAACCTTTCGATCCTAATCGCGAAAAACCATACGAAACGGCAACCATGTTGCTGTTAACACCAGGGGCTTCACAAATATATTATGGCGATGAGTCTGCACGTTCTTTAGTTATTGATGGAACCGTTGGAGATGCTACCTTACGTTCATTCATGAATTGGGAGGAGATTAAAACCAATCCTGAAACCCAAAAGGTATTAAAGCATTGGCAAAAACTAGGGCAATTTAGAGCAAATCACCCGGCAGTTGGCGCAGGAATACATCAAATGATTAGTGAACAGCCTTATGTGTTTTCAAGACAGTTTTCAAAAGACAATTATAAGGATGTAGTAGTGGTTGGATTAGATTTAAACCTAGGAGAAAAAGAAATAAACCTGTCTGCCGTTTTTAAAAATGGAGACCTATTGCATGATGCTTATTCAAAGCAAGTGATTGAAGTGGTAGACGGTAAAGCAACCTTCTCTTCAGCATTCAACCTCGTATTATTAGAAAAGAAATAACAATAGATTTCCTAGCGCAGCTTCGGGATCATAGAATAAAAACAAATTTACATGAACAAACAAATCATAGTATTACTTGCGGTGGTGTCATTTTTAGGATGTAGGGAAGAAACACAAACACAAATAATGGAAACCGCTACTGTTAAAACCTTAGCGCCAGTATCTCCCGAAATGATGGAGACTGGGATTATTTACGAAGCTAATATTCGTCAATATTCACCTGAAGGTACTTTTAAGGCATTTACAAAAGACATTCCGCAGTTAAAAACATTAGGTGTTAATACCATTTGGTTAATGCCTGTATTTCCTATTTCAGAAACGAAACGTAAAGCAACTGGAGGCGCCGATAGTAAATTTGCATCCGAATTTCCAGAAGCCGAACAATCTAAATACCTAGGTAGTTACTATGCCGTATCAGATTTCACAAAAATAAACCCAGAATTCGGAACCATTGAAGACTTTAGAACTTTGGTAAAAACAGCGCATGAGAATAACATTTATGTAATTTTAGATTGGGTGCCAAACCATACCGGTTGGGATCATATTTGGTTGAAAGAGCATCCAGAATATTATACGCAAAATGAGAAGGGCGAGGTTATTCATCCAAAAGACACGGATTGGAGCGAT
It contains:
- a CDS encoding LacI family DNA-binding transcriptional regulator: MKRKVTLKQIARELDVSISTVSKALRNSVEISEDTREKVQAFAKLYNYRPNNIALSLKNRKTKTIGIIIPEIVHHFFSKVIRGIELVANKRGYNVIVGLSNESFSKEVINMEMLANGSIDGFILSVSKETLKLQDYHHFTETINQGMPIVMFDRVVNEINCDKVIVDDLKGSKKVVNKLVENGCTTIAIITTKDYVSVGKLRTQGYLEALEAHNIKPKADLILKVDDNLVSDENLEVLEQEIEHMLKNNPKIDGIFAVNELYAISAMKVAKKLKRNIPEDIQVVGFTDGVLSKHASPSLTTVSQHAQEMGEKAAQLLIDNLEVEEEEETYQTVVIETELIERDSTK
- a CDS encoding MFS transporter, translating into MKKRTLGFWEIWNMSFGFLGIQFGFALQGGFMSRIFQTLGAEKEAIPLLWIAAPLTGLLVQPIIGYLSDRTWSPKWGRRRPYFLLGAILSSIALFFVPYSPILWMAAGFLWILDASINISMEPFRALVADKLPESQRSYGFVIQTLIIGIGTWVASNLPWLVSKLGVSDSAALGVVPMSVKIAFAIGAFVFLLSILYTVFTTSEYPPEDMEAFEKEKAKKNNFIPDILNNIGNMPLTMKKLGVIQFFSWFAFFTMWSLANPALTEHVFNTPAPIESAYDMTVSAQAEAFSVANTAFQKSSNLVGSAMGVYGLSSMAFALLLVLYTAKRRINRKLVHMFSLVLGGFGFILMNYTSPEYLKYCFILIGFAWGSILSMPYAMLSSSVDPKKMGVIMGIFNMFIVIPQIIAALGGINFISGLLGDETINAMTVAGISLIIAGLCNLLITNKNAITYQPEVL
- the pgmB gene encoding beta-phosphoglucomutase — protein: MTKKGFIFDLDGVIVDTAKYHFLAWKKLANSIGIDFTHLQNEQLKGVSRVKSLEKILSWSNKAISEDQFRALMAKKNEEYLGYISKMDASEILPDVPKILDFLIDQKQSIALGSASKNAREILKKVKLLEKFEAIVDGNDVSKAKPDPEVFLMAAKQLKIKPEDCIVFEDSVAGVQAANTAGMIAIGIGEKSVLHEAHFIYNDFTEISREFLTNLINRK
- a CDS encoding glycoside hydrolase family 65 protein, yielding MNLDYIKTDHWSIIEEGFNTDRVKSSESLFSIGNGAMGQRANFEEDYSGPSFQGSYIAGVYYPDKTRVGWWKNGYPEYFAKVLNAPNWIGINVIINKEKLDLFTCKKVEHFRRELNMKEGWLSRSFIATLQNDMAIKVEAKRFLSLDIDEVGAINYAITPLNSNAEISFLPYLDSGITNEDTNWDDKFWDTIHVSHENHQAFIQAKTMKTDFYTCTFMESQVFINGNLVLIEPNINADATYASFSYDYAVKEGDTYTIHKFGGYTVDRNHDKNALVSASKNALEKVKELGFHGLLDKQKQAWAKIWNMADITIQGDVKAQQGIRFNIFHLNQTYSGKDATLNIGPKGFTGEKYGGSTYWDTEAYCIPFYMATKDQDVARNLLEYRYHHLEKAIENAQKLGFSNGAALYPMVTMNGEESHNEWEITFEEIHRNGAIAFAIFNYYRYTGDFSYIPEMGLEVLIGIARFWQQRATFSTLKEHYVILGVTGPNEYENNVNNNWYTNYIAKWCINYALESIEKVKEGYPEDFKRIEGKTKISDQELLQWKKVADGMYFPYSEKHQIYLQQDGFLDKELVTVADLPNEERPINQKWSWDRILRSPYIKQADTLQGFYFFEDDFSMEVLKRHFDFYEPFTVHESSLSPCVHSIQAAKLGRMEQAYTFYLRTSRLDLDDYNHEVEEGLHITSMAGTWMSIVEGFGGMRIKENTLSFEPKIPKQWEGYSFKVNFRNQVIRVKVNQKKTTFELDGTQELGIVVNGKALKLVPNNLTTV
- a CDS encoding cyclomaltodextrinase C-terminal domain-containing protein gives rise to the protein MVVIILGKNEKETLDLNRSKELKSQVKTFKKVITDEPIFWNDTLKLTQKGSFILTL
- a CDS encoding alpha/beta hydrolase encodes the protein MKKNYLILVIAILLASCKPFDQETVSKQNRAENNLSNIKAETLKTAVIAGGEIERIDNFPSVYTTPRPVDVWLPRNYSEDKKYSVLYMHDGQNLFDSNTTENQQEWMVDEVATKLMDDNNVKDFIVVGVHSIAKTRWRDLFPEKALGYLKAGVNDSIFQVAINANVDAKLKGDDYLKFMVGEVKPFIDATYSTKKDQANTFVSGSGMGGLMAAYAVCEYPKVFAGAACLSTHWTGTTPEKDNPVPKAIFAYLSKSLPSPKDHKFYFDFGTKTMDQYYPQYEDTVTKIFTDAGYDYSNFRNVKFEGADHSENAWQKRFDIPLTFLLGK
- a CDS encoding TIM-barrel domain-containing protein, encoding MKPFLKIKKPEIVLVYILMASFFSFAQNEKRTYKNFEEKPGFFQITVSDGTYRIVRYSAKILETTFIPKGETYNNKSHAVVLKGDNSNTISREDGQNVYIITDGIKLTIQKEPFKISYSYKGKPIISEKGGYIKNDSLETISFNLKSDEILYGGGARALGMNRRGHRLQLYNKAHYGYENRSELMNFTLPIVLSSNKYMMHFDNAPIGFLDLDSHNDNTLSYETISGRKTYQVIVGDSWLDLLENYTSLTGRQPLPPRWALGNFASRFGYHSQAETEATIAKFKEDQIPVDAVILDLYWFGKEIKGTMGNLQVHKDSFPDFKAMTSRLKQQGVKTITITEPFILTTSKRWQEAVDQAVLAKDAIGNPYRYDFYFGNTGLIDIYNPKGKAWFQNIYKEMAALGVSGVWGDLGEPEVHPSNLLHATGTADEVHNTYGHDWAGLVQEFYAKAYPNQRPFILMRSGAAGSQRFGMIPWSGDVNRTWGGLQSQTEIALQMGMQGLAYMHSDLGGFAGANLDDALYTRWLQYGVFQPIYRPHGQEEVAAEPVFRAPKAKALAKEAIMLRYKLLPYNYTLAFYNSQTGEPLMRPLFFEEADNRQVLTNASTYLWGQDFLVTPITQKGLASVDMYFPSTSNWFNFYTDEKVSGGQTKTIKTKENTIPTFVRGGAFIPTAKPMQSTNEYDGNTFDLHYYFDASVKESERELYNDDGKTRNAFQKGNYERMTFEAETKKRVLELEFEAELGEHYSESTKAINVIVHNFPKQPKRIKSHRKKLAFNYEASSKTLTFPITWHTTKELETKIRF
- a CDS encoding alpha-amylase family glycosyl hydrolase produces the protein MKKTLLTLITIMAILGCKSKDNSKNADAQPVKPIVEKTPFVWEGANLYFLLTDRFNNGDSSNDINYNRTDKTGKLRGFEGGDLKGITQKINEGYFTNLGVNAIWMSPIFEQIHGGTDEGTGKTYGYHGYWTKDWTALDANFGTREDLKLLIASAHAKGIRVVLDAVINHTGPVTEKDPVWPDEWVRTGPECTYTNYENTITCTLVKNLPDIKTESNENVALPPQLVAKWKAEGRYDQEVAELNAFFKRTGHPRAPRFYIMKWLTDYILDFGIDGYRADTVKHTEEYVWQEFKDQCDFAFAEWKENNPEAILDTTGFYLVGEVYNYGISSGTAFDMGDKKVNYFDEAFHQLINFELKWNVKQQSKETVFSRYSNMLSSDLKGFGTLNYMSSHDDGQPFDPNREKPYETATMLLLTPGASQIYYGDESARSLVIDGTVGDATLRSFMNWEEIKTNPETQKVLKHWQKLGQFRANHPAVGAGIHQMISEQPYVFSRQFSKDNYKDVVVVGLDLNLGEKEINLSAVFKNGDLLHDAYSKQVIEVVDGKATFSSAFNLVLLEKK